Proteins found in one Elephas maximus indicus isolate mEleMax1 chromosome 11, mEleMax1 primary haplotype, whole genome shotgun sequence genomic segment:
- the PNMA8B gene encoding paraneoplastic antigen-like protein 8B — MALSLLEDWCRGLGVDVRRALLVTGIPEGLEQEAVEAALQPAFMALGAFRLRSTRVVRKEKAKAALVEFVEDIDHAAIPWEIPGQNGVWRVLCKERAEGSRVLKQMKRLLLDERPMRAQVAKAPGDTPTPPVPESQAQGLEQVARNAGPPPCAARKARRGRRGRGSRARGNRLTKKGKKRGRGGRPSTLVRSESEDSSDESLGIVIEEIEADEDEDQRALYATLQTAARELAKRWAVQNDAEEGDGPREFLALVTVTDKAKKKETEKEPPSAEPISLDIKEDRNGVPDLVALLAVRETSDEEPIDSDTSESESQDNEDQEEEEVDNPEFVAIVAYTDPSDPSAREEMLKIASVIESLGWSDKKDKKEALPEVLSVMSKDTSGTRVKVEEAGREVDAMVLRKAKDDGNLLECISTLAEPETPSKGKKAQRSFLSGWGDDDEPEGGLLELVALLAAQDMAEVMKEEKENTWECGKYKYAKGNLGEVLALLAAREIMDSEEESEKESESESESVSESESESESDEESEGSEETESEESGPEERASRKPRAKRARTAARSLGQSGTSTSATPTPTPVGPRKSRAGGRAGGRGRGRVSTPEKKAGDGAGSKKKKANPASGPHAKAGEAKGHPPNGARSARGKKGRRGRRLPPKCR, encoded by the coding sequence ATGGCCCTGAGCCTCCTGGAGGACTGGTGCCGCGGGCTGGGTGTGGACGTGCGCCGGGCCCTGCTGGTCACCGGCATCCCTGAGGGCCTGGAGCAGGAGGCCGTCGAGGCGGCCCTACAGCCGGCCTTCATGGCCCTGGGCGCATTCCGGTTGCGCAGCACTAGGGTGGTGAGGAAGGAGAAGGCAAAGGCCGCCCTGGTGGAGTTTGTGGAGGACATTGACCACGCAGCCATCCCCTGGGAGATCCCGGGCCAGAACGGGGTGTGGAGGGTGCTGTGTAAGGAACGTGCAGAGGGCTCCCGAGTCCTGAAGCAGATGAAACGCTTGCTACTGGATGAGAGGCCCATGCGGGCCCAAGTGGCCAAGGCCCCCGGGGACACACCCACCCCTCCTGTTCCGGAGAGTCAGGCCCAGGGGTTGGAGCAGGTGGCCAGGAACGCCGGGCCCCCTCCGTGTGCAGCCAGGAAGGCTAGGAGGGGCCGGAGGGGTCGAGGAAGTAGAGCCAGAGGCAACAGGTTGACGAAGAAGGGCAAGAAGAGGGGCCGAGGAGGGCGGCCGTCCACCTTGGTGAGGAGCGAGTCTGAGGACTCTTCCGACGAGAGCCTGGGCATCGTGATTGAGGAGATTGAGGCGGACGAAGACGAAGACCAGAGGGCTCTGTATGCCACGCTCCAGACCGCCGCCAGGGAGCTCGCTAAGAGGTGGGCGGTCCAGAACGATGCTGAGGAGGGAGATGGGCCCCGCGAATTCTTGGCCCTGGTGACCGTGACGGACAAAGCCAagaaaaaggagacagagaaagagcctCCCTCGGCTGAGCCCATCAGTTTGGACATCAAAGAAGACAGGAATGGCGTCCCCGACTTGGTGGCGCTCCTGGCCGTGAGAGAAACATCGGATGAGGAGCCCATAGACAGTGACACTTCCGAAAGTGAGTCCCAGGACAATGAGGACCAAGAAGAAGAGGAGGTGGACAATCCTGAGTTTGTGGCCATCGTGGCCTATACTGACCCCTCAGACCCCTCTGCCCGGGAGGAGATGTTAAAAATCGCGTCTGTGATTGAGTCGCTGGGCTGGAGTGACAAGAAGGACAAAAAGGAGGCTCTTCCTGAGGTCTTGTCTGTCATGTCCAAGGACACATCTGGCACCCGCGTGAAGGTGGAAGAGGCTGGTCGAGAGGTGGATGCCATGGTCCTGAGGAAGGCCAAAGACGATGGGAACCTTCTGGAATGCATATCCACCTTGGCTGAGCCGGAGACCCCTTCCAAAGGGAAGAAGGCCCAGCGTAGCTTCCTCAGCGGCTGGGGTGATGATGATGAACCTGAGGGGGGCCTCCTGGAACTGGTGGCACTCCTGGCTGCACAGGATATGGCAGAGGTGatgaaggaggaaaaagaaaatacctgGGAGTGCGGAAAGTACAAATACGCCAAAGGCAACCTGGGCGAGGTCTTGGCTCTCCTGGCTGCCCGGGAGATCATGGATTCGGAAGAGGAGTCAGAGAAAGAGTCGGAGTCGGAGTCGGAGTCGGTGTCGGAGTCGGAGTCGGAGTCGGAGTCGGACGAAGAGTCCGAGGGGTCTGAGGAAACAGAGAGCGAGGAGTCCGGGCCTGAGGAGAGGGCGTCCAGGAAGCCGCGGGCCAAGAGGGCGCGCACAGCTGCCCGGAGCCTAGGTCAGTCCGGCACATCCACTtccgccacccccacccccacccccgtggGGCCTCGCAAATCCCGAGCAGGGGGCAGAGCAGGGGGCCGAGGCCGCGGCCGGGTCTCCACTCCTGAGAAGAAGGCCGGGGATGGCGCAGGAAGCAAGAAGAAGAAGGCGAATCCTGCCTCCGGGCCCCACGCGAAGGCAGGCGAGGCCAAGGGTCATCCGCCCAACGGAGCCCGGTCTGCCCGCGGGAAGAAGGGGCGTCGGGGCCGCAGGCTGCCCCCTAAGTGCCGCTAG